The Paenibacillus sp. RUD330 genome has a segment encoding these proteins:
- the crcB gene encoding fluoride efflux transporter CrcB yields MIYLLMGIGGMLGALLRYSLGEWIGTGGVALFPLGTLIVNFAGCFVLAFFYAATTTRFTVHPHFRSSFGTGFVGSFTTFSAFSREMTDLMGAGHLGSAALYAAGSLLGGFLATAAGVRLGTLKHRQTGEERGA; encoded by the coding sequence ATGATCTATTTGCTGATGGGAATCGGAGGCATGCTGGGGGCGCTGCTGCGCTACAGCTTAGGCGAATGGATTGGAACCGGGGGAGTGGCGCTCTTCCCGCTGGGCACGCTGATCGTGAACTTTGCAGGATGCTTCGTGCTGGCCTTCTTCTATGCCGCTACGACGACCCGGTTCACCGTCCATCCGCATTTCCGCTCTTCATTTGGAACCGGATTTGTCGGCTCCTTCACGACCTTTTCGGCCTTTTCCCGGGAAATGACGGATCTGATGGGAGCAGGGCATCTCGGGAGCGCCGCCCTGTATGCGGCCGGCAGTCTGCTGGGAGGCTTTCTGGCGACGGCGGCTGGAGTGAGGCTGGGGACGCTCAAGCACAGGCAGACGGGAGAGGAGCGAGGCGCATGA
- a CDS encoding alpha-L-rhamnosidase, whose translation MSLTRFHVYDPTCEYRSNPLGIGVQQPRLSWKLESDRRGTMQTAYCIEAASEKDGFHRPLWTTGIRRSGDSIQVPYEGPPLASRQRVYYRIKAWDNYGRESEWSEAAWWETGLLSESDWEGAFITPDAAAIDPNAEAAYMLRLSFQATNSIARARVYATAAGVYELYLNGERVSRDLLAPGWTSYSHRLQYQAHDVTGLVREGGNGIGVLLGDGWYRSGMGFEGKNFKYGDRRAALVQLHLQFEDGTEEIVASGPSWKAALAPIRYSSIYHGETYDARLELERWSEADFEDSSWSAAVTVGLPLKTLVAQENWPTRVTETIKPVSAFVTPAGDHVLDMGQNMVGRMRMTVEAPAGARIVLRHAEVLDRDGNIYFGNLRSARQQVEYIAKGSGREEYAPHFTFQGFRYVQVEGYPGQEGGLPLEAFAGEVMHSDMPRTGEFECSDERLNRLQSNIQWGQRGNFLDVPTDCPQRDERLGWTGDAQVFIGTALFNYQGGPFFTKWLRDLKAEQLPDGGVPFVIPDTADGSSSAAWGDAAVICPWKAYRYYGDTRLLAEQYGSMKAWVEYIRAQGDREELWNTGFHFGDWLALDAKEDSYVGATPLPLVATACYAYSARLLSEAAGVLGYEEDAAAYRRLQAQISQAFRDEFVTQTGRIAAPTQTAHVLALVFDLVDDSLKPRVAQDLNTLIADNGYHLSTGFIGTPYLCFALSENGYHQTAIRLLMQESYPGWLYSVSKGATTIWEHWDSIKPDGSFWSDDMNSFNHYAYGAIGEWMYRKLAGLEPAHDVAAFKRSRIAPMFGARKLTYAKAVHESSYGRLSAGWTVEGEKVEVTAEVPANTAAEVFLQGASLAVLTEGGRPFRDVEGVLEAVEDGSGVALQVGSGSYRFAYPGVNLFRIRYTEESRVDEILLDEAAAAIMGNHFRQLLASPMINFMSRYTLKQLTENAMSGVSPEMVRDLLADLSGI comes from the coding sequence ATGAGCTTGACCCGGTTTCACGTATACGATCCAACCTGCGAATATCGGAGCAATCCTTTGGGCATCGGAGTGCAACAGCCCCGTCTGAGCTGGAAGCTCGAATCGGACCGCCGCGGAACCATGCAGACCGCATACTGCATCGAAGCCGCCTCCGAGAAGGACGGCTTCCACCGTCCGCTCTGGACTACCGGCATCCGCCGGAGCGGCGATTCGATCCAGGTTCCTTACGAAGGCCCGCCCCTCGCTTCCCGTCAGCGCGTGTATTACCGGATCAAGGCATGGGACAATTACGGCAGGGAGTCGGAGTGGAGCGAGGCGGCCTGGTGGGAGACGGGACTGCTGAGCGAGAGCGACTGGGAGGGGGCTTTCATCACTCCCGACGCAGCCGCGATCGATCCGAATGCGGAAGCGGCGTATATGCTTCGGCTGTCGTTCCAGGCGACGAACAGCATTGCAAGGGCGCGAGTGTATGCGACGGCAGCAGGCGTCTATGAGCTGTATTTGAACGGCGAGCGCGTATCCCGCGATCTGCTGGCGCCGGGCTGGACCAGCTATTCCCATCGGCTGCAATATCAGGCTCACGATGTGACCGGCCTGGTGCGGGAAGGCGGCAACGGCATCGGTGTATTGCTCGGCGACGGCTGGTACCGGAGCGGCATGGGCTTCGAGGGCAAAAACTTCAAGTACGGCGACAGGCGGGCCGCATTGGTCCAGCTCCATCTTCAGTTTGAAGACGGCACCGAAGAAATCGTGGCGAGCGGACCATCATGGAAAGCGGCGCTTGCGCCTATCCGCTACTCCTCCATCTATCATGGGGAGACGTACGACGCCCGTCTGGAGCTGGAGAGGTGGAGCGAGGCGGATTTCGAGGACAGCTCCTGGAGCGCGGCGGTCACGGTTGGCCTGCCGTTGAAGACGCTGGTCGCTCAGGAGAACTGGCCGACGAGGGTGACGGAGACGATCAAGCCGGTCTCCGCGTTCGTCACGCCTGCCGGAGACCATGTGCTGGACATGGGACAGAACATGGTCGGCCGCATGCGCATGACTGTCGAGGCGCCGGCCGGCGCGCGCATCGTACTGCGCCATGCCGAGGTGCTGGACCGCGACGGGAACATCTATTTCGGCAATTTGCGATCCGCGCGGCAGCAGGTGGAATACATCGCCAAAGGCTCCGGGCGGGAGGAGTATGCTCCGCATTTCACCTTCCAGGGATTCCGTTATGTTCAGGTGGAAGGGTATCCGGGACAAGAGGGCGGCCTGCCACTGGAGGCGTTTGCCGGCGAGGTCATGCATTCGGACATGCCCCGGACCGGGGAATTCGAATGCTCGGACGAGCGGCTCAACCGGCTGCAGAGCAACATTCAATGGGGGCAGCGGGGCAATTTCCTCGATGTGCCGACCGATTGCCCGCAGCGTGACGAGCGGCTCGGATGGACGGGAGACGCCCAAGTGTTCATCGGGACGGCGCTGTTCAATTATCAGGGAGGGCCATTCTTCACGAAGTGGCTGCGGGACTTGAAGGCGGAGCAGCTGCCGGACGGCGGCGTGCCGTTCGTCATTCCCGACACGGCCGACGGCTCCAGCTCGGCGGCTTGGGGCGACGCGGCCGTCATCTGTCCGTGGAAGGCATACCGGTATTATGGTGACACCCGCCTGCTGGCCGAGCAATATGGCAGCATGAAGGCTTGGGTCGAATACATCCGGGCGCAGGGCGATAGGGAAGAGCTGTGGAACACGGGCTTCCACTTTGGGGACTGGCTGGCGCTGGATGCCAAGGAAGACAGCTATGTCGGCGCGACTCCGCTGCCGCTCGTCGCGACGGCATGCTACGCCTACTCCGCAAGGCTTTTGTCGGAGGCGGCAGGGGTGCTCGGCTATGAAGAGGATGCCGCCGCTTACCGCAGGCTCCAGGCGCAGATCTCGCAGGCTTTCCGCGACGAATTCGTCACGCAGACAGGGCGGATCGCTGCGCCGACGCAGACGGCGCATGTGCTGGCGCTTGTGTTCGATCTGGTCGACGACAGCCTGAAGCCCCGCGTGGCGCAGGATCTGAATACGCTGATCGCGGACAACGGCTATCATCTGTCGACCGGCTTCATCGGCACGCCCTATCTCTGCTTCGCACTGTCCGAGAACGGCTACCATCAGACCGCCATCCGTCTTCTGATGCAGGAGAGCTACCCGGGCTGGCTGTATTCTGTTTCCAAAGGAGCGACGACAATCTGGGAGCACTGGGACAGCATCAAGCCGGACGGCTCGTTCTGGAGCGACGACATGAATTCGTTCAACCATTACGCCTATGGAGCGATCGGCGAGTGGATGTACCGCAAGCTGGCCGGCCTTGAGCCCGCTCATGACGTTGCTGCGTTCAAGCGGAGCCGGATCGCGCCGATGTTCGGGGCCAGGAAGCTGACCTATGCCAAAGCTGTCCACGAATCCAGCTACGGGCGACTCTCGGCCGGCTGGACCGTGGAGGGCGAAAAGGTGGAGGTGACGGCGGAGGTTCCGGCCAATACGGCTGCGGAAGTGTTTTTGCAAGGCGCTTCATTGGCTGTCCTGACGGAAGGCGGCCGCCCGTTCCGGGATGTCGAGGGCGTGCTCGAGGCTGTCGAGGACGGGAGCGGCGTCGCGCTGCAGGTCGGCTCCGGCTCGTACCGGTTCGCCTATCCGGGCGTAAATCTGTTCCGCATCCGGTATACCGAGGAGTCCCGCGTAGACGAAATCCTGCTGGACGAGGCAGCCGCGGCGATCATGGGAAATCATTTCAGGCAGCTGCTGGCAAGTCCCATGATCAACTTCATGAGCCGCTACACGCTGAAGCAGCTGACGGAGAACGCGATGTCCGGCGTGTCGCCGGAAATGGTGCGGGATCTTCTGGCCGATCTGTCCGGGATTTGA
- a CDS encoding glycoside hydrolase family 3 N-terminal domain-containing protein, translated as MLEQLRAKPFHLTDKDIEWVRETMSEMTTEEKIGQLFIVAEIPFSPVKQDLMSIKPGGIHLFAMGPEATKRRQSSMIGSYQSESRIPLLISGDLESGGIGGACDGTNLAMNMQVAATGDPALAEAFGAAIAAEGAAMGYNWVFGPVADINYNFQNPIVNTRAFGDAPDTVEAYAVPALKGIQADGVMAACAKHWPGDGMDDRDQHKVLTVNSMSMEAWRGSYGRVFRAAVEAGVKTVMSAHIALPAYFDELGNKDIRTRHTPGSLSRELNEDLLRQELGFNGLIVSDATSMVGMTSFGPRKSIVPQCIAAGVDMFLFSSDIAYDYAAMLQGLQDGVLTEERLDEAVARILGLKTSLGLHRHRQALPGEEFRLEAVGSAAHLELAGELAARSVTLVKDTQRLLPISPEKHKRVLLLYSADEEAVFAERGDGGAAFERMLASRGFEVEREHHPRHEDNGIDLVLYLVQKSPSFMASSLRLTPKEAGGPFVWYPASVPTLFVSLGSPYILYEMPSMPTVVNAYNASAAVQEAVLSCLLGQRPFLGRSPVDAFCGQEWARL; from the coding sequence ATGCTGGAGCAGTTGAGGGCGAAGCCTTTCCACTTGACGGACAAGGATATCGAGTGGGTGCGGGAGACGATGTCGGAAATGACGACGGAAGAGAAGATCGGCCAGCTGTTCATAGTCGCCGAGATTCCGTTTTCTCCGGTGAAGCAAGATCTGATGAGCATCAAGCCCGGAGGGATTCATCTGTTCGCCATGGGACCGGAAGCGACCAAGCGCAGGCAAAGCTCCATGATCGGCAGCTATCAAAGCGAGAGCCGCATTCCTCTCCTTATATCAGGTGATCTGGAAAGCGGAGGGATCGGCGGCGCCTGCGACGGCACGAATCTGGCGATGAACATGCAGGTCGCGGCGACAGGAGACCCGGCGCTCGCGGAGGCGTTCGGAGCCGCGATCGCGGCTGAGGGCGCGGCGATGGGCTACAACTGGGTGTTCGGGCCTGTAGCCGACATCAACTACAATTTCCAGAATCCGATCGTCAACACGCGGGCTTTCGGCGACGCGCCCGATACGGTCGAGGCGTATGCCGTTCCGGCGCTGAAAGGCATCCAGGCGGATGGAGTTATGGCGGCCTGCGCCAAGCATTGGCCGGGCGACGGGATGGACGATAGAGACCAGCACAAGGTGCTCACGGTCAACAGCATGTCCATGGAAGCATGGAGGGGATCTTACGGCCGCGTATTCCGCGCGGCGGTCGAGGCAGGCGTCAAGACGGTGATGAGCGCGCACATCGCGCTGCCTGCTTACTTCGACGAGCTGGGCAATAAGGATATCCGGACCCGGCATACGCCGGGCTCGCTGTCCCGCGAGCTGAATGAAGACCTGCTGCGCCAGGAGCTGGGCTTCAACGGCCTCATCGTGTCGGATGCGACGAGCATGGTAGGTATGACAAGCTTCGGCCCGCGCAAGTCGATCGTCCCGCAATGCATCGCGGCCGGTGTCGACATGTTCCTGTTCAGCAGCGATATCGCGTACGACTACGCCGCGATGCTGCAAGGCTTGCAGGACGGCGTCCTCACGGAAGAGCGGCTGGACGAGGCCGTGGCGAGAATTCTCGGCCTGAAGACATCCCTGGGGCTGCATCGGCATCGGCAAGCCTTGCCGGGGGAGGAATTCCGGCTGGAAGCCGTTGGCTCCGCCGCCCACCTCGAGCTGGCCGGCGAGCTGGCCGCCCGGTCCGTGACGCTCGTGAAGGACACACAGCGGCTGCTGCCGATCTCGCCAGAGAAGCATAAGCGCGTTCTGCTGCTGTATTCGGCGGACGAGGAAGCCGTCTTCGCGGAGCGTGGCGATGGAGGCGCCGCTTTTGAGCGCATGCTTGCGAGTCGGGGCTTCGAGGTGGAGCGGGAGCATCATCCCCGTCATGAGGACAACGGCATCGACCTGGTGCTGTATCTCGTCCAGAAGTCGCCCAGCTTCATGGCGAGCTCGCTCCGGCTCACGCCGAAGGAAGCGGGAGGGCCGTTCGTCTGGTATCCGGCATCGGTGCCGACGCTGTTCGTGTCGCTCGGCAGCCCCTACATTCTGTATGAAATGCCGTCCATGCCGACGGTCGTCAATGCCTACAACGCTTCGGCCGCGGTGCAGGAGGCGGTATTGTCCTGCCTGCTCGGGCAGCGGCCTTTCCTCGGACGATCGCCGGTCGACGCCTTCTGCGGCCAGGAATGGGCAAGGCTGTAA